Proteins from one Syngnathus scovelli strain Florida chromosome 9, RoL_Ssco_1.2, whole genome shotgun sequence genomic window:
- the dop1a gene encoding protein dopey-1 isoform X3 — protein sequence MNAEEVELLGDSKYRNYVAAVDKALKNFEYSSEWADLISALGKLNKVLQNNAKYQVVPKKLTIGKRLAQCLHPALPSGVHRKALETYEIIFKIIGPKRLAKDLFLYSSGLFPLLTNAAMSVKPVLLGLYETYYLPLGKTLKPGLQGLLTGVLPGLEEGSEFYDRTNTLLEKVAAAVEQSAFYSALWGSILTSPAVRLPGVSFVLLHLNRKLSMEDQLYVMGSDIELMVEAVSTSVQDSSVLVQRSTLDLILFCFPFHMSQATRPDMIRILSAALHVVLRRDMSLNRRLYAWLLGPRATRQSKPEEHASHYFNTFSKDMLVQAMVGILQGKVRGGEEESILMHDLKPFRILISLLDKPELGPAILEDVLIEVFRTLHTKCKTELGLQNQSSFSKDHTHLSSKLRENKKTAELIKTANLLFNSFEPFYMWDYIARWFEECCRTTLNVQTSIPKHAGSLDTSELSLMEFCQLVDFLLDIVSLPTRSMRVICQETYIEIQTEHLPQLLLRMVAALTCHLQTLGLGELTHCLRLCSKILSKVQPPLVSPLALPPSAQVQGLSSSCGNSSDSAKDKKNDTTTLPVTVDPHGSGEVFKGVENHPISSETSFTDFIQYHEGGPDTHPHMHPTHKTGIRSSGPSQPKPVDKPVMQCCLEHFQQFISRLITLYISSEEANKDEKDRGLAVQSTSLVLESTSHCGHVDLTKSSLDTVMVQKECIAAFTAACQLFLECSSFPVYIAEGNLKASPTQEQECDSEQGCLPVWLQALMDATCLASNFSLQGVAISLLMDLVGLTQSVAMVTAESVASSGNSESAQPMSPSQGRVAVVIRPPLTQGILMYIANKTDFFKNVALILWDQLSEGTPQHHQRSVELFYQLHNLVPSSSICEDVISQQLMHRDKRIRLQAHVKFSVLWHLTRDLNMTKSSPFNRTFDRSLFIMLDSLSYWDPCTSSVGRAWLNQVLQRHDIARVLEPLLLLLLHPKTHRVSIQKVQAQRHWAHVFPGLPEHEPSEPVDTRDSGFSEIDFSRMQVDRMAQRDFPGLEVGDMEPFCLTVNPLSDSLSILSLSSENLQLTAGYQPAHQQEEPHSSESTGSHSSPVENQSFDEPEVANSISNSSDQQPASSDSLSEDSLEETVFSVVNDLIDNVLSLVAEESHDMPIQSEDWPQSDSESTSSDISTGAHLDSGPTQSCNHQTLPEMLAEGTLEFLGVPSTDVAAEEQQHREGIIRHSSSPSIVTLPDNADPAVSDHNLQVDNSQARKRSHSSTQLSLKGKIMEKLADKSTGAKPKTKKSKRKEEERQRKAATQADKTQTPSIFFGDSLDLENWYSCGEGEVSEIESDTGSPSGCSGGNVGGVSVAGRRLSSDPSHFNIHPLYQHVLLYLQLYDSSRALHALSAVAAMLRSAPSGFVSAISTTSINNTYTPQLSLLQNLLARHRVSVMGKDFYCPIPQDSHSHSFRSAMYLEIIISLCLYFLRSFYSAHVTAGPQDLAGNRAMQLTSIEVLTLLFSELAKVTGGSAKGFASFIYDVLSKCKVQKVVLHCLLSSIFSAQKWHDQRAAGVNMSTVEEGLSEDSIINLSEDQMDSCSAVQSQLLRLLQSLVVLEHKVLVPVEEGGEPAAGAAGAVAAGSSTGTGFEMLGGDVEHVNPQQPMTSLQYLHGQPITAQGMFLCAVIRALHQHHACKMHPQWIGLITATLPYMRRILRRVVASVTLQLCRNLDNLLHQYRYETGITDSRPQWMALCIPPDLLLTVLEGITAIIHYCLLDPTTQYHQLHVSVDQKYLAEARSGILSILHTIMSSVTLLWSVLHHADSSEKPAAASAASTSNINLGSTKKIRQQVLELLGPISMNHGAHFMAAIAYVWNERKQLKTPVRNKVIPVASDEQLLLVELVRSVSAMRTETVMHTVKEVLKQPPAIAKDKKHISLEVCMLQFFYAYVQRIPVSTLVDSWPSLLALLKDSVQLGLPAPGQFLILGVLNEFILKNPNLESKKDQRELQDVTHKVVEAIGTIAGSSLEQTTWLRRNLEVKASPQIVVDGTNLEADVEDLMLTVMEASSFTPSVYSVHALTLLAEVLAHLLDMVFYSDEKERVIPLLVNIMHYVVPYLRNHSAHNAPSYRACIQLLSSLSGYQYTRRAWKKEAFDLFMDHTFFQMDSSCVSHWRAIIDHLMTHDKTTFRDLMTRVAVAQSSSLSLFTNRDAELEQRAMLLKRLAFTIYSSEVDQYQKYLPDIQERLVESLRLPQVPILHAQVFLFFRVLLLRMSPQHLTSLWPTMITELVQVFLLMEQELISDEDISRTSGPSVAGLETTYSGGNGFSTSYNSQRWLNLYLSACKLLDLALALPPESLPQFQMYRWAFIPEASDDSGMEVRRQGTHQREFKPYVVRLAKLLRKRAKKNPDDDCFTRTLSWEPGHLMLTLYVIRSMEQLLPFFNLLSQVFNSKASSRSGPAYAQNRAAGSFPTPKEGHKLESQKVFWSRARQNIEEMVEKDFLEGLIKT from the exons ATGAATGCAGAGGAAGTGGAGCTGCTCGGTGACTCCAAGTACAGGAACTATGTGGCAGCGGTGGATAAAGCCCTTAAAAACTTTGAGTACTCAAGTGAATGGGCAGATCTCATATCTGCTCTGGGCAAACTCAACAAG GTATTGCAGAACAATGCAAAATACCAAGTGGTTCCCAAGAAGCTGACAATAGGCAAGCGATTGGCCCAATGTCTCCATCCAGCCTTACCCAGCGGAGTCCACCGTAAGGCTTTGGAGACCTATGAGATCATCTTTAAAATTATTGGACCCAAAAGGCTGGCCAAAGATCTCTTTCTTTATAG CTCGGGGCTATTCCCTTTACTCACCAATGCTGCCATGTCTGTAAAGCCTGTGTTGCTGGGCCTCTATGAGACGTACTACCTGCCTCTGGGCAAGACGCTGAAGCCGGGTCTACAGGGACTCCTGACTGGAGTACTGCCTGGCCTTGAGGAAGGATCAGAGTTTTATGATAG AACCAACACCCTTTTGGAGAAGGTGGCAGCAGCAGTGGAGCAATCGGCATTCTACAGTGCCTTATGGGGCAGTATCCTTACCAGTCCCGCTGTGCGACTCCCGGGGGTCTCCTTTGTTCTACTGCACCTGAACCGCAAGCTCTCCATGGAGGACCAGCTTTACGTCATGGGCAGTGACATCGAACTCATG GTGGAGGCTGTCAGCACATCAGTCCAGGACTCAAGTGTGCTGGTGCAGAGAAGCACTTTAGATTTGATCCTTTTCTGCTTCCCATTCCACATGAGCCAG GCTACTCGCCCTGACATGATACGGATCCTGTCAGCTGCTTTGCATGTGGTTTTGAGAAGAGACATGTCCTTGAACCGCCGACTCTACGCATGGCTACTTG GCCCCCGTGCCACTCGACAGAGCAAACCAGAAGAGCATGCAAGCCACTATTTCAACACTTTCTCAAAAGACATGCTTGTCCAG GCAATGGTGGGGATACTGCAGGGTAAAGTGCGAGGCGGAGAAGAGGAAAGCATTCTCATGCATGACCTCAAGCCATTTCGCATCCTTATCAGTCTGCTTGACAAACCAGAGCTTG GTCCAGCTATCTTAGAGGATGTTCTTATTGAAGTGTTTCGTACGTTGCACACAAAGTGTAAAACTGAGTTGGGTCTCCAAAACCAGAGTTCCTTCAGCAAGGACCACACACACCTTAGCAG CAAACTTCGagagaacaagaagacagcggaACTGATTAAAACAGCCAATCTCCTGTTCAACTCTTTTGAGCCATTCTACATGTGGGACTATATTGCTCGCTGGTTTGAGGAGTGCTGCAG GACGACACTGAATGTGCAAACGAGTATTCCAAAGCATGCCGGGAGTTTAGATACCTCAGAGCTCTCCTTAATGGAGTTTTGTCAGCTAGTTGATTTCCTGCTGGACATCGTTTCTTTG CCTACTAGAAGCATGAGGGTAATCTGCCAG GAGACGTACATCGAGATCCAGACAGAGCATCTTCCTCAGCTATTACTGCGCATGGTGGCTGCACTAACCTGTCACCTGCAGACCTTGGGGCTTGGAGAGCTCACTCACTGCCTGCGTCTCTGCTCCAAGATCCTGAGCAAAGTGCAACCACCATTAGTGTCCCCTTTGGCTCTGCCCCCAAGCGCCCAGGTGCAGGGCCTTTCCAGCTCCTGTGGAAATTCTTCCGACTCCgcaaaggataaaaaaaatgatactaCA ACCCTTCCTGTGACTGTCGATCCACATGGAAGTGGGGAGGTGTTCAAAGGTGTAGAAAATCATCCCATCTCATCTGAAACTTCCTTCACAGACTTTATCCAGTACCATGAGGGTGGCCCTGATACACATCCTCACATGCACCCAACACATAAAACGGGCATTCGTTCCTCGGGCCCATCACAACCTAAACCTGTGGACAAACCAGTCATGCAGTGCTGCTTGGAACACTTCCAGCAATTTATATCCCGGCTTATTACCTTGTATATATCTTCTGAAGAAGCGAACAAAGATGAGAAGGACAGAGGCCTGGCGGTACAGTCAACAAGCCTTGTATTGGAGAGTACCTCACATTGTGGGCATGTAGATCTTACTAAGTCAAGCTTGGACACTGTGATGGTGCAGAAAGAGTGCATTGCTGCTTTTACTGCAGCCTGCCAGCTATTCTTGGAGTGTTCCAGTTTTCCAGTGTACATTGCAGAGGGAAACCTGAAGGCCTCACCCACACAAGAACAAGAATGTG ACAGTGAACAGGGATGTCTGCCAGTGTGGCTGCAGGCACTGATGGATGCCACCTGCTTGGCTAGCAACTTCAGTCTGCAGGGTGTGGCCATTTCTCTGCTAATGGACCTTGTGGGACTCACACAGTCTGTGGCCATGGTAACAGCTGAGAGTGTGGCATCGAGTGGCAACTCTGAGTCTGCCCAGCCAATGAGTCCCAGCCAAGGGCGAGTGGCTGTTGTCATCAGGCCCCCACTCACTCAGGGAATTCTTATGTACATCGCGAACAAGACCGACTTCTTTAAG AATGTGGCTCTTATCCTGTGGGATCAGTTGAGTGAAGGAACACCTCAGCACCATCAACGAAGTGTGGAGCTCTTCTATCAGCTCCACAACCTTGTACCTTCTTCCAGCATCTGTGAGGATGTGATCAGCCAGCAGCTCATGCACCGTGACAAG AGAATTCGCCTACAAGCCCATGTAAAGTTTTCTGTGCTGTGGCATTTGACACGAGATTTAAACATGACCAAATCTTCTCCTTTTAATCGCACATTTGACAG ATCTCTTTTTATCATGCTAGACAGCCTGAGTTATTGGGATCCTTGTACAAGTTCAGTTGGCCGGGCCTGGCTTAATCAGGTCCTTCAGCGACATGACATTGCTCGGGTACTGGAACCACTCCTTCTTCTTCTACTGCACCCAAAGACCCATAGAGTTTCCATTCAAAAAGTACAAGCCCAGCGCCACTGGGCCCATGTCTTTCCTGGCCTGCCCGAACATGAACCATCGGAACCTGTAGACACCAGAGACTCGGGCTTCTCTGAAA TAGACTTCAGCCGTATGCAAGTGGACAGGATGGCACAGAGAGATTTCCCAGGTCTTGAAGTCGGTGACATGGAGCCATTTTGTCTTACTGTTAACCCTCTGAGTGACAGCCTATCCATACTGAGTCTGAGCAGTGAGAATTTACAACTAACTGCTGGATATCAGCCTGCTCATCAGCAGGAGGAGCCCCATTCCTCTGAATCGACTGGTTCTCATTCCTCTCCAGTGGAAAATCAAAGTTTTGACGAGCCGGAGGTTGCAAACAGCATATCCAATAGTTCAGATCAACAGCCTGCTTCCTCAGATTCTTTGTCTGAAGACTCATTAGAGGAGACTGTTTTCTCTGTTGTAAACGATCTGATAGATAATGTTCTGAGTTTAGTAGCTGAGGAGTCTCATGATATGCCGATTCAGTCTGAAGACTGGCCTCAGTCAGACTCGGAGAGTACTTCCTCAGATATATCCACTGGTGCCCATCTTGACTCTGGACCTACTCAAAGCTGCAACCACCAGACGCTGCCAGAGATGCTGGCTGAAGGAACACTGGAGTTCCTTGGCGTCCCTTCAACTGATGTAGCTGCAGAAGAGCAGCAGCACAGAGAGGGCATCATTCGTCACAGTTCCTCACCTTCCATTGTCACATTACCTGACAACGCAGACCCAGCCGTTTCAGACCACAATCTGCAAGTGGACAACTCTCAAGCACGCAAACGTAGCCATAGCAGCACgcagctcagccttaaaggcaaAATAATGGAGAAACTGGCTGACAAATCCACAGGGGctaagcccaagacaaaaaaGTCCAAAAGGAAAGAGGAGGAGAGGCAGAGAAAAGCAGCAACCCAAGctgataaaacacaaacaccCAGTATATTCTTTGGGGATAGCCTAGATCTGGAGAACTGGTATAGCTGTGGGGAGGGGGAGGTATCAGAAATTGAAAGTGACACAGGCTCACCCAGTGGCTGTTCAGGTGGGAACGTTGGAGGTGTTAGTGTCGCAGGACGTAGATTGTCTTCCGACCCTTCTCACTTCAATATCCATCCTCTCTACCAGCATGTTCTTCTATATCTCCAGTTATATGACTCTTCCAGAGCCCTACATGCACTTTCTGCAGTTGCAGCAATGCTAAGGTCTGCTCCCTCAGGATTTGTAAGCGCTATTTCCACTACCAGCATCAACAACACCTACACCCCCCAGCTATCTTTGCTCCAAAACCTGCTGGCTCGTCACAGGGTCTCTGTCATGGGGAAAGACTTCTACTGCCCCATCCCACAAGACTCCCACTCCCACTCATTCCGCAGTGCCATGTATCTGGAAATCATCATATCACTTTGTCTATACTTCCTAAGAAGCTTCTATTCAGCCCATGTGACAGCGGGCCCTCAGGACTTGGCGGGGAACCGGGCCATGCAGCTGACCAGTATAGAGGTCTTAACTCTTCTTTTCAGTGAGCTGGCCAAAGTCACAGGTGGCTCAGCAAAAGGATTTGCTAGTTTCATCTATGATGTCTTGTCCAAATGTAAAGTTCAGAAGGTGGTTCTTCATTGCCTGCTCTCCTCCATATTCAGTGCTCAGAAATGGCATGATCAACGGGCGGCTGGTGTAAACATGTCCACAGTGGAGGAAGGTCTGTCAGAGGATAGTATTATCAACTTGTCAGAAGACCAGATGGACAGTTGTAGTGCAGTCCAGTCTCAATTACTGAGACTACTCCAGAGCCTAGTTGTACTTGAGCACAAGGTTCTTGTACCAGTCGAAGAAGGTGGAGAACCTGCGGCGGGAGCTGCAGGAGCTGTAGCAGCAGGCAGCAGCACAGGAACTGGATTTGAGATGTTGGGTGGAGATGTGGAGCATGTGAACCCTCAGCAGCCAATGACATCACTACAATATCTTCACGGACAGCCGATCACAGCACAGGGCATGTTTTTGTGCGCCGTGATAAGGGCACTGCATCAACACCATGCATGTAAAATGCACCCTCAGTGGATTGGACTCATCACCGCCACACTCCCATACATGCGGAGGATTCTAAGAAGGGTGGTTGCATCAGTCACTCTACAGCTTTGCAGGAACTTGGACAATCTTCTTCACCAGTACCGATATGAGACTGGGATTACTGACTCCAG ACCCCAATGGATGGCACTCTGCATTCCTCCTGACCTGTTACTGACAGTACTGGAGGGGATCACTGCAATCATCCACTACTGCCTGCTTGATCCCACTACCCAGTACCACCAG TTACACGTGAGTGTTGACCAGAAGTAcctggctgaggctcgctcaggCATCCTGTCCATTCTCCACACCATCATGTCGTCTGTCACGCTACTCTGGAGTGTCCTCCATCATGCTGACAGCTCTGAGAAACCAGCTGCTGCATCTGCTGCTTCCACTTCCAACATCAATTTGGGCTCCACTAAG AAAATTCGTCAGCAAGTCCTTGAGCTGCTCGGCCCCATTTCCATGAACCATGGTGCTCACTTTATGGCAGCCATTGCCTATGTTTGGAATGAAAGGAAACAGCTCAAGACACCCGTCAGAAATAAA GTGATTCCCGTAGCTAGTGATGAACAGCTGCTGCTGGTTGAGCTGGTTCGCTCAGTGAGTGCCATGCGCACTGAAACTGTCATGCACACAGTCAAGGAGGTTCTGAAGCAGCCACCAGCTATTGCAAAGGATAAG AAACACATTTCTTTGGAGGTCTGCATGCTGCAGTTCTTCTATGCATATGTCCAGAG AATCCCTGTATCCACGTTAGTTGATAGCTGGCCTTCTCTGCTGGCTCTGTTGAAGGACTCCGTGCAGTTAGGTTTGCCTGCCCCAGGACAGTTTTTAATACTTGG TGTTCTGAATGAATTCATTTTGAAGAACCCTAATCTGGAAAGTAAGAAGGACCAGCGAGAGCTTCAG GATGTGACACATAAAGTGGTGGAGGCCAttgggacaattgcaggctcctCTCTGGAGCAGACCACATGGCTGAGGAGAAACCTGGAAGTGAAGGCCTCTCCTCAGATAGTTGTGGATGGAACTAACCTTGAAGCAGATGTTGAAG atttaatgCTTACAGTTATGGAGGCCTCTAGCTTCACCCCATCCGTTTACAGCGTTCATGCCCTCACGCTGCTGGCTGAG GTGCTGGCTCACTTGTTGGACATGGTGTTCTACAGTGATGAGAAGGAGCGGGTTATACCGCTGCTGGTCAATATCATGCACTATGTCGTTCCCTACTTACGCAACCACAG CGCTCACAATGCTCCCAGCTACCGGGCCTGTATTCAGCTGCTGAGCAGTCTAAGTGGGTACCAGTACACACGTCGGGCCTGGAAGAAGGAGGCCTTTGACCTCTTTATGGACCACACCTTCTTCCAGATGGACTCATCCTGTGTCAGCCA ctggAGGGCGATCATTGACCATCTAATGACTCATGACAAGACCACATTCAGAGATCTTATGA CTCGCGTGGCTGTAGCACAGAGCAGTTCCCTGAGTCTGTTCACAAACAGAGATGCAGAGCTGGAACAGAGGGCCATGTTGCTCAAGCGCCTGGCCTTCACAATCTACAGTAGTGAAGTGGACCAGTACCAAAAGTACCTCCCTGATATACAAG AGCGCCTAGTGGAGAGCCTGCGTCTTCCTCAGGTACCCATCCTGCATGCTCAGGTGTTTCTCTTCTTCAGGGTGCTGTTGCTGCGCATGTCACCTCAACACCTCACCTCATTATGGCCTACTATGATCACGGAACTG GTTCAGGTGTTTTTGTTGATGGAACAAGAGCTGATATCAGATGAGGATATATCAAG GACATCTGGGCCATCTGTGGCCGGCTTGGAAACCACCTATTCCGGAGGCAATGGCTTCTCAACGTCCTACAACAGCCAACGCTGGCTCAACCTCTATCTGTCAGCTTGCAAGCTGCTGGACTTGGCCTTGGCCCTGCCGCCCGAAAGCCTGCCTCAGTTCCAAAT GTACCGATGGGCCTTCATTCCTGAAGCCTCAGACGATTCTGGAATGGAGGTGAGACGGCAAGGGACTCACCAGCGGGAGTTTAAACCCTACGTAGTCCGACTCGCCAAGCTGCTCAGGAAACGAGCTAAG AAAAATCCAGATGATGACTGCTTCACGCGAACGCTTTCCTGGGAGCCAGGCCACTTGATGCTAACTCTCTATGTAATCCGTAGCATGGAGCAGCTGCTTCCTTTCTTCAACCTGCTTAGCCAGGTGTTTAACAGCAAAGCCAGCAGCCGCTCAGGTCCCGCTTACGCTCAGAACCGTGCAGCTGGCTCCTTCCCTACTCCAAAGGAGGGCCACAAACTGGAGAGCCAGAAAGTGTTCTGGAGTCGAGCCAGACAAAACATTGAGGAAATGGTCGAAAAGGACTTTCTGGAAGGTCTAATTAAAACGTGA